One window from the genome of Saccharicrinis carchari encodes:
- the folD gene encoding bifunctional methylenetetrahydrofolate dehydrogenase/methenyltetrahydrofolate cyclohydrolase FolD: MQIIDGKATSQIVKDEIAAEVKQIKAKGGKTPHLAAILVGNDGGSETYVAAKIKACEYVGFNSSLIRFKDHVSEEELLAKVQELNNNADIDGFIVQLPLPKHISEQKVTDAIDYHKDVDGFHPQNVGRMSIGSPSFVSATPQGIMELIKRYKIETSGKHVVVVGRSNIVGRPMSILLSQKGYPGDATVTVCHSRTANLRELCLQADIIIAAIGSPEFVKADMVKQGAVVIDVGTTRVKSDTTKSGWKLKGDVAYDEVAPKCSWITPVPGGVGPMTIASLLQNTLKAAKKEVY, from the coding sequence ATGCAAATTATTGATGGAAAGGCCACTTCGCAAATAGTAAAGGATGAGATTGCTGCCGAGGTGAAGCAAATTAAAGCCAAGGGTGGCAAAACTCCACACCTGGCGGCTATTTTAGTTGGTAACGACGGGGGTAGCGAAACTTATGTTGCGGCAAAAATAAAAGCTTGCGAATATGTAGGTTTTAACTCCTCGTTGATACGTTTTAAAGACCATGTGAGTGAGGAGGAATTATTGGCCAAAGTACAGGAACTGAACAATAATGCGGATATTGATGGCTTTATCGTGCAACTGCCCCTACCCAAGCATATTTCGGAACAAAAAGTTACCGACGCGATAGATTACCATAAAGATGTGGACGGATTCCACCCGCAGAACGTAGGCCGCATGAGCATCGGGTCGCCGTCATTTGTGTCGGCCACACCACAAGGTATTATGGAGTTGATAAAACGTTATAAGATTGAAACTTCCGGTAAACATGTGGTGGTAGTAGGCCGTAGTAACATTGTTGGCCGCCCCATGAGTATATTGCTTTCGCAAAAAGGGTATCCGGGTGATGCCACTGTTACGGTGTGCCATAGTCGTACGGCCAATCTCCGGGAGCTTTGCTTGCAGGCCGATATTATTATTGCAGCAATTGGTTCGCCGGAGTTTGTTAAAGCGGATATGGTAAAACAAGGTGCGGTGGTGATTGATGTAGGTACCACGCGCGTTAAGAGTGATACCACAAAATCGGGATGGAAACTGAAAGGCGATGTGGCCTACGACGAAGTAGCGCCAAAATGTAGCTGGATAACGCCTGTGCCCGGAGGAGTGGGCCCCATGACCATTGCCTCCTTATTGCAAAACACCCTTAAAGCAGCCAAAAAAGAGGTTTATTAG
- a CDS encoding PhnA domain-containing protein has protein sequence MSIEKELIARSSSACELCGAKEELSVYEVPDSPDNGAEESVYLCATCKAQIEDHDKVDPNHWRCLNDSMWSAVPAVQVMAWRMLTRLKAEGWPQDLLDMMYLEEETLAWAKAGSEDEDEEAIKHIDSNGVRLQPGDTVVLIKDLNVKGGGFTAKRGTAVRNISLVRDNPKHIEGRVSGQQIVILTQYVKKS, from the coding sequence ATGAGCATTGAAAAAGAATTGATTGCACGAAGCAGTTCGGCATGTGAGCTGTGTGGTGCAAAAGAAGAATTGTCGGTATATGAAGTGCCGGACTCACCCGACAATGGGGCAGAGGAGAGTGTGTACCTTTGTGCTACTTGTAAGGCCCAAATTGAAGACCATGATAAGGTAGATCCAAATCACTGGCGCTGTCTTAACGACAGCATGTGGAGCGCAGTGCCCGCGGTACAGGTGATGGCATGGCGTATGCTCACCCGCCTTAAAGCAGAGGGATGGCCGCAAGATTTGCTTGATATGATGTACTTAGAAGAGGAAACCCTTGCCTGGGCGAAAGCGGGCAGTGAGGACGAAGACGAAGAGGCCATCAAGCATATCGATAGCAATGGTGTGCGGTTGCAGCCCGGGGACACCGTGGTGTTGATAAAAGATCTGAATGTAAAAGGTGGCGGGTTTACCGCCAAACGCGGAACAGCGGTAAGAAATATTAGTTTGGTACGCGACAACCCCAAGCATATCGAAGGCAGAGTAAGCGGTCAGCAGATTGTTATTCTTACACAGTATGTTAAGAAAAGTTAA
- a CDS encoding DUF3857 domain-containing protein, whose amino-acid sequence MQKSTTLLLILMISLSTQAKDLFYTAFLISDSLKENASAVIRNEHFEVEIISQTKVRVKQIKAITVLNSKGKKKAWEAFSYDENKKITDLSARMYNATGQEVDKWNKSKWEDVSYDPFGTAYSDTRMLICKPVSNSYPYTIEYTVSYERNNTYMIDGWHPLWEDNLSIEKSTFVLRNTSDLKIKFKEYNFNKHIAKQSTPLISTWELTNMPAYKSEPYRPSKKEYLPYISVDANDFSYSGYTGKSDTWKDFGMFIAQLNNDRHHLPKERLMEVDGLLDTCTTAASKVKTLYQYMQSHTRYVNISIGIGGIQTFPAQTVSENGYGDCKALSNYMYALLKHAGIKSYFTLVNAGAQNYSFDVDYVGHQFNHAILCVPLQKDTIWLECTSQTIPCGFLGNFTDNRQVLLITEQGGVLAKTPKYGKTENKLYRNAEVEVMASGDCTAQLVSSYTGLEYDAKHRLTAVDKEQQLKMLYKDFDIPNFTINSFNLNNTQTSQPKLFEEINLTLPKYASSSGTRLFLPLNLASKWDYVPRKVKNRSFDIHVHSEFLNTDTICYTLPDSYIIEVLPEDVSLESKYGIYKSEIKLNGNKLIYARRIEFNSGIYTSDEYSDFVDFFKMIQKNDNALTVLKRAE is encoded by the coding sequence ATGCAAAAATCTACTACCCTATTGCTCATTTTGATGATATCCCTGAGCACACAGGCCAAGGATTTATTTTATACGGCTTTTTTGATTTCCGATTCCTTAAAAGAAAATGCCTCCGCAGTAATACGTAACGAACACTTTGAAGTAGAAATAATTTCGCAAACCAAAGTCCGGGTTAAGCAGATAAAAGCCATCACCGTGCTCAACAGCAAGGGGAAAAAGAAGGCCTGGGAAGCTTTTTCGTACGATGAAAATAAAAAAATCACCGATCTGTCAGCACGTATGTACAATGCAACAGGCCAGGAGGTGGACAAGTGGAACAAGAGTAAATGGGAGGATGTGAGCTACGATCCGTTTGGAACAGCCTATTCTGATACCCGTATGTTAATATGCAAACCAGTAAGCAACAGTTATCCCTACACCATTGAATATACTGTTAGTTATGAACGAAACAATACCTATATGATAGACGGATGGCATCCCCTTTGGGAGGATAATCTGTCCATCGAAAAAAGCACCTTTGTACTGCGCAATACATCCGATCTTAAAATAAAGTTTAAAGAGTATAACTTTAACAAACATATCGCAAAACAAAGCACCCCCTTAATATCTACATGGGAATTGACCAATATGCCTGCTTATAAAAGCGAACCCTACCGACCTTCCAAAAAAGAATATTTGCCTTACATAAGTGTCGATGCCAACGATTTTAGCTATAGTGGCTATACCGGAAAATCGGACACATGGAAAGACTTTGGAATGTTTATTGCCCAACTGAACAACGATAGGCACCACCTACCAAAAGAAAGATTAATGGAAGTAGATGGTTTATTGGACACTTGCACCACCGCTGCCTCTAAAGTAAAAACCCTCTATCAGTATATGCAATCGCACACCCGCTATGTGAACATTTCAATAGGCATAGGCGGTATACAAACCTTTCCGGCCCAAACGGTATCCGAAAATGGATATGGCGATTGCAAGGCACTATCGAACTACATGTATGCCCTGCTAAAACACGCAGGTATAAAATCGTACTTTACGCTGGTAAATGCAGGTGCCCAAAATTATAGTTTTGATGTGGACTACGTGGGGCATCAATTTAACCATGCCATCTTATGTGTCCCTCTTCAAAAAGACACTATATGGTTAGAGTGCACCAGCCAAACCATTCCCTGTGGTTTTTTGGGCAATTTTACCGATAACCGACAGGTGCTTTTGATAACCGAGCAGGGAGGTGTACTGGCCAAAACACCCAAATATGGAAAAACAGAAAACAAACTGTACCGTAATGCAGAGGTGGAAGTAATGGCAAGCGGTGATTGCACGGCGCAGCTGGTTTCGTCCTATACAGGTTTAGAATATGATGCAAAACACAGACTTACGGCGGTGGATAAAGAACAGCAGTTGAAAATGCTATACAAAGATTTCGACATACCCAACTTTACCATCAATAGTTTTAATTTAAATAATACCCAAACAAGCCAGCCAAAACTTTTTGAAGAAATAAACCTTACCCTGCCCAAGTATGCCTCATCCAGCGGAACAAGACTATTTTTACCCCTTAACCTGGCCAGCAAGTGGGATTATGTACCCCGCAAAGTAAAGAATCGAAGCTTCGACATCCATGTACATTCAGAATTTCTGAATACCGACACTATCTGTTATACACTACCCGATAGTTATATCATTGAAGTGCTTCCCGAAGATGTTAGCCTTGAAAGCAAATATGGAATTTACAAATCAGAAATCAAATTAAACGGCAATAAGCTTATTTATGCAAGGCGCATCGAATTTAACAGCGGCATATACACTTCAGATGAATACAGCGACTTTGTAGATTTTTTTAAGATGATACAGAAAAACGACAACGCCTTAACGGTTTTAAAACGCGCAGAGTAG
- a CDS encoding DUF3857 domain-containing protein, with amino-acid sequence MNLLKVLLTLVILFTITICTHANRDRMRFGKIDQSEIEMTVCPIDSNAGAVVLGAFGYTEFKITEKDIFTEFNRHVRIKIFNKESFEKGNFSIYLYKSRSGNEEKLMGLKGVVYNLKDGKLEKTKLKKDNIFKEELNSNHNVVKVAMPNIQEGSILELSYLIQSPYIYNLQNWRFQDDIPTLYSEYQVDVIEWYHYKNWTEGYIPIEKTQNTKRQKFSFRTEATINPGLGGANGGRVPARTVDFDAEVTQMTYTATNVPAFKNEPHITTPKDYLSSVQFELQSTRYPWDTYKNYTTDWQTLNKKLLDGQNFGLTLNNDGHLKDIAESIVAQSATPEQKACLAYEHINNKMVWDGTYRTQAGSSIRKAYNDSKGHSSDINLNLIALCRKIGLQADPVLVSTRDHGMVRPGLISLSQFNHVIAAVIIDDQRLLMDATDVNCPYNLLPANSLNGKGRLVIQGEGEWVDLYTQTAEKEMYMANLIMDNEFNLSGSLTYKADDYGAVQFRKKYNARENEESFITWLEEEIKDAKISDFKMENLDSLSQPVVFKANISLKNRINAAGDMAFLNPKVINRMVENIFKREERTYPVDYNYPIQKQFVIRITVPEGYAVDELPEKMAVALPNNAGKYVFVTATQGRTIQLTNQYHINQTIFPGTEYATLKKFNEMIVGKEAEQVVIKKI; translated from the coding sequence ATGAATCTACTCAAAGTATTACTTACCCTGGTAATTCTATTTACCATTACAATTTGCACTCACGCCAATCGCGATCGGATGAGGTTTGGTAAAATTGACCAGTCTGAAATTGAAATGACGGTTTGTCCCATAGACAGCAATGCCGGCGCGGTAGTGCTTGGCGCTTTTGGCTATACCGAGTTTAAAATTACCGAAAAGGATATTTTTACTGAATTTAACCGTCATGTACGCATCAAAATTTTCAATAAGGAATCATTCGAGAAAGGGAATTTCAGTATTTACCTGTACAAAAGCCGATCGGGAAACGAAGAAAAACTGATGGGATTAAAAGGTGTTGTGTATAATTTAAAAGACGGCAAGCTTGAAAAAACAAAGTTGAAAAAAGACAATATTTTTAAAGAAGAGCTGAATAGCAACCATAATGTGGTAAAAGTAGCCATGCCCAATATTCAGGAAGGCTCCATCCTCGAATTGAGCTACCTCATCCAAAGCCCGTATATTTATAATTTGCAAAACTGGCGCTTCCAGGACGACATACCCACACTTTATTCCGAATATCAAGTGGATGTTATTGAGTGGTACCATTACAAAAACTGGACGGAAGGATATATTCCAATAGAGAAAACACAAAATACAAAACGACAAAAATTCAGTTTCAGGACGGAAGCAACAATAAATCCGGGATTGGGCGGAGCTAATGGTGGGAGGGTGCCTGCACGTACCGTTGACTTTGATGCCGAAGTAACTCAGATGACCTATACGGCCACCAATGTTCCGGCCTTTAAAAACGAGCCCCATATCACTACACCAAAGGATTATCTCTCTTCGGTTCAGTTTGAATTACAATCGACCCGTTACCCCTGGGATACCTATAAAAACTATACCACAGACTGGCAAACACTCAACAAAAAACTGTTGGACGGCCAAAACTTTGGCCTAACCTTAAACAACGACGGACATCTTAAGGATATTGCCGAAAGCATTGTGGCCCAGTCCGCCACCCCCGAGCAGAAAGCCTGCTTGGCCTACGAGCACATCAATAATAAAATGGTATGGGATGGTACTTACCGCACTCAGGCGGGTAGCTCCATCCGAAAAGCCTACAACGACAGCAAAGGCCATTCGTCCGACATAAATTTAAACCTGATAGCCCTTTGCAGGAAAATTGGACTACAGGCAGATCCTGTTTTAGTAAGCACAAGGGATCATGGTATGGTAAGGCCCGGACTGATAAGCCTTTCACAGTTTAATCACGTTATTGCCGCAGTTATAATAGATGATCAGCGCCTATTAATGGATGCCACCGACGTAAACTGTCCTTACAACCTACTCCCCGCCAATAGTTTAAACGGGAAAGGAAGATTGGTGATCCAGGGCGAAGGTGAATGGGTTGACCTATACACGCAAACAGCAGAGAAAGAAATGTATATGGCAAACCTAATTATGGACAACGAGTTTAACTTATCAGGTTCCTTAACCTACAAAGCCGATGATTATGGTGCTGTTCAGTTCCGAAAAAAATACAACGCGCGAGAAAATGAAGAATCTTTTATCACGTGGTTAGAAGAAGAAATAAAAGATGCGAAGATATCGGATTTTAAAATGGAAAATTTAGATAGCTTAAGCCAACCGGTGGTATTCAAAGCCAACATCAGCTTAAAAAACAGGATAAATGCTGCCGGCGATATGGCTTTTCTAAACCCCAAGGTGATTAACAGAATGGTGGAGAATATTTTTAAACGCGAAGAAAGAACCTACCCTGTAGATTACAACTACCCCATACAAAAACAATTTGTCATCCGGATAACAGTTCCTGAAGGCTATGCCGTGGATGAATTACCGGAGAAAATGGCTGTTGCTTTACCCAACAACGCTGGAAAATATGTGTTTGTTACCGCAACCCAGGGCAGAACCATACAATTGACTAATCAGTATCATATAAACCAAACCATATTTCCGGGTACAGAATATGCCACCTTAAAAAAATTTAACGAAATGATAGTTGGTAAAGAAGCGGAACAAGTGGTGATTAAGAAAATTTAA
- a CDS encoding AMP-binding protein codes for MTTFSYENGISDVPLLGVTIGHKLKETVKQFPQREALSVPYQNYSVNYKQFWQQIEEVAKGILSYGIKKGDRVGIWSANRYEWVLVQFATARIGAIMVNINPAYRAAELKYALKQSEVKLLIMSKGFRKTDYMAILNEVRAACIRLRDILVIDKHWQTMLEAGKKISTQELEEIEHDLQFDDPINIQYTSGTTGFPKGATLTHHNILNNGYFIGRRLGYNENDKVCIPVPLYHCFGMVLANMACITHGACMVLTGEAFDAEVVMQTVQDQKCTSLYGVPLMFIAQLNHPRFPEFDFSSLRTGIMAGASCPESTMKDVREKMNMKQVGICYGMTETSPVSTQTFVDDDDYRRCTTVGRVHPHIEIKIIDPDTGKIVPRGSKGELCTRGYSVMLKYWNNPEATASVIDEGGWMHTGDLAQMDEHGYVKIVGRIKDLIIRGGENISPFEIEEFLLNHPAVKDIQVIGVPDFKYGEEVMAWVILKNGMQVKQEELKKYCQGQIATFKIPKHWKFVAEFPTTVTGKVRKVEMREISAREISVSHR; via the coding sequence ATGACTACATTTTCATACGAAAACGGAATTTCTGATGTTCCGTTGTTGGGCGTAACCATAGGCCATAAACTAAAGGAAACTGTAAAGCAATTCCCACAGCGTGAGGCACTCTCCGTGCCGTATCAGAACTATAGCGTTAACTATAAGCAATTTTGGCAGCAGATAGAAGAAGTGGCCAAAGGAATTTTAAGTTATGGTATTAAAAAGGGGGACAGGGTAGGTATATGGTCGGCCAACCGTTACGAATGGGTGCTGGTGCAGTTTGCTACTGCCCGTATAGGGGCCATTATGGTGAATATTAACCCGGCGTATAGGGCGGCCGAATTAAAGTATGCTTTAAAGCAATCGGAGGTAAAACTTTTGATTATGAGCAAGGGTTTCCGTAAAACGGATTATATGGCGATACTCAACGAGGTACGAGCGGCATGCATCCGCCTCAGGGATATATTGGTTATTGATAAGCACTGGCAAACCATGCTTGAGGCGGGTAAAAAAATATCTACACAGGAATTGGAGGAGATAGAACATGATTTGCAGTTCGACGATCCCATTAATATTCAATACACTTCCGGAACTACGGGTTTTCCTAAAGGAGCTACGTTAACGCACCATAATATTCTGAACAACGGTTACTTTATAGGTAGACGGTTAGGGTATAACGAAAACGACAAGGTGTGTATTCCGGTGCCATTGTATCATTGCTTTGGTATGGTGCTGGCCAATATGGCTTGTATAACACATGGTGCCTGTATGGTACTCACGGGCGAGGCATTTGATGCGGAGGTGGTGATGCAAACGGTGCAAGATCAAAAGTGCACCTCACTGTATGGTGTTCCTCTTATGTTTATTGCACAACTTAATCATCCACGTTTCCCTGAGTTCGACTTTAGCAGTTTGCGTACGGGTATCATGGCCGGTGCTTCCTGCCCTGAATCAACCATGAAAGACGTACGAGAAAAGATGAACATGAAACAAGTGGGTATTTGCTACGGTATGACCGAAACATCGCCCGTAAGCACCCAAACTTTTGTAGATGATGATGATTATCGCAGATGTACAACCGTAGGTAGGGTTCATCCGCATATCGAAATAAAAATAATAGACCCCGATACCGGAAAAATAGTGCCACGCGGATCCAAAGGTGAACTATGTACCAGAGGATACTCCGTTATGCTAAAATATTGGAATAACCCGGAAGCTACCGCCTCTGTGATAGACGAGGGAGGATGGATGCATACCGGCGACCTGGCTCAGATGGACGAGCATGGTTACGTTAAAATAGTAGGTAGAATTAAAGACCTTATTATCAGAGGGGGTGAAAATATATCGCCCTTCGAAATTGAGGAGTTTTTACTCAATCATCCGGCGGTCAAGGATATTCAGGTAATTGGTGTACCGGACTTTAAATATGGCGAAGAAGTGATGGCCTGGGTTATTTTAAAAAATGGAATGCAGGTAAAGCAGGAGGAGCTGAAGAAATATTGTCAAGGCCAAATAGCCACCTTTAAAATACCCAAGCACTGGAAATTTGTAGCTGAATTTCCAACTACGGTTACCGGTAAGGTGCGCAAGGTGGAAATGCGTGAAATATCCGCCAGGGAAATAAGCGTATCGCACAGGTAG
- a CDS encoding cysteine-rich CWC family protein has protein sequence MKKKCPRCKGSFECKGSNIQKCQCKSIKLSSQAYQFIRDNYTDCLCLACLQQIEKERQCSPKLSAVPNNQ, from the coding sequence ATGAAAAAGAAATGTCCACGATGTAAGGGTAGTTTTGAGTGTAAGGGCAGCAACATTCAAAAGTGTCAGTGTAAATCAATAAAATTATCAAGCCAAGCTTATCAATTTATCCGTGATAATTATACCGATTGTTTGTGCCTGGCCTGTTTACAACAAATAGAAAAGGAACGGCAGTGTTCGCCAAAACTGTCTGCCGTTCCCAATAATCAATAA
- a CDS encoding DUF5074 domain-containing protein, with translation MKQIYFFLLTFLSLSIGTFAQSSWFNTAANYVGKDIVVDKAFACHDILGNNLYAIDSDGLYCYDLTTMEQTHNFGKVPEYSGWVSFVTADTDGTKVWLGYTTGGLTDDRIYSVDIGTGTWTHEATFPGNFDMECYNGNYYVSGLNTEGWDGVNDVNCISLLDLSGNNDHKKLIEVGGNSTGLAIDSEGSVFNAVYSPTGETSMYKWEGADIKAIIDAADNSYLTLTDGTELTLIAGNGPYDCDVDAAGHLIFNSNDFTSGSYVAVWDGNIGQAQNYNKIGTYGGSSFAWFGMLKATGDITADGKVYACNLGDPLAEVRLSKAPAIARPVNDILLPKNAPQTIINLSDYFTVKEGEIISYAVASEANEILLATTIDDSGENPQLNIDYVSGKTGIAQVTVTASSSGDASELTFIIELRDIDYSNGVFIVNEDWFGHSEGTVSYLASDDQFVYRAYRQQNEGKTLGTTTQFGCIYGNQFYFISKQGNRLVAADAANMQEQTTVAEFNQGNSADGRAFVGVSPEKGYISTSNGIYLFDIAQSKVGAIVEGTGGEVGIMVRAGAYVFAVKKSEVYIIDAATDRIEKTITGTTYGAVVQAFDGQVYIAAGTQLIKVNPYTLQEEVITMPEGIEIPSSFGFAWSANSFCASATENALYWAKPAGWSGSTEIYKYIIGDDNSLSMPFVTLEEGMELYGAGIRVHPSSNLLYATGMKSGWGHNSQYNTLYVFNGTDGAEVSRHPLDPYYWFTAMPVFPDAFLPEFNLADLTFTQGDNSQSIALTSIVSDVDNNDASILVSVVSNSDASVATATIEKGQLLVSPVGYGSASITLRANSNGNVVEESFDVTVSVSTDVEDTKANDISIYPVPFDNYIHINGSALGDASYSIVNLSGRVVQNGMLNAHVNRVNTSDLANGSYIIRVKSAVGVVTQKAVKQ, from the coding sequence ATGAAACAAATTTACTTTTTTCTGCTCACTTTTTTAAGTTTGAGCATCGGAACTTTTGCACAAAGCAGCTGGTTTAACACAGCGGCTAACTATGTGGGCAAAGATATTGTTGTGGACAAGGCTTTTGCCTGTCATGATATACTTGGCAACAACTTGTATGCTATTGATAGCGACGGCCTGTATTGTTACGACCTCACCACCATGGAACAGACGCATAATTTCGGAAAGGTTCCTGAATACTCCGGCTGGGTGAGCTTTGTTACTGCTGATACGGATGGAACAAAAGTTTGGCTTGGTTATACCACCGGCGGATTAACCGACGACAGGATATACAGTGTGGATATAGGCACGGGTACCTGGACCCATGAAGCCACTTTTCCCGGTAACTTTGATATGGAATGTTATAATGGTAATTATTATGTATCGGGCTTAAATACCGAAGGATGGGATGGTGTAAACGATGTAAACTGTATCTCGCTATTGGATTTATCAGGGAATAACGATCATAAAAAACTGATTGAGGTAGGTGGCAATTCAACAGGATTGGCCATCGATTCTGAAGGAAGTGTTTTCAATGCGGTGTATAGCCCCACGGGTGAGACCTCAATGTATAAATGGGAGGGTGCTGATATAAAGGCTATTATAGATGCGGCAGACAATAGTTATCTTACCCTGACCGATGGTACTGAGCTAACCCTTATTGCCGGCAATGGCCCGTACGATTGTGACGTGGATGCTGCCGGCCATCTGATATTTAACTCCAATGATTTTACCAGCGGTAGCTATGTTGCTGTATGGGATGGCAATATAGGACAAGCCCAAAACTATAATAAAATAGGCACCTACGGTGGTTCTTCTTTCGCTTGGTTTGGTATGCTCAAAGCAACGGGTGATATTACAGCCGATGGTAAGGTATATGCGTGTAACCTGGGCGACCCATTGGCCGAAGTCAGGCTAAGCAAAGCCCCCGCTATTGCACGTCCCGTAAATGATATTCTATTGCCTAAAAATGCACCCCAAACTATAATTAATCTATCAGATTATTTTACAGTTAAGGAGGGCGAAATAATTAGCTATGCTGTAGCTTCGGAAGCCAATGAAATTTTGTTGGCCACAACTATTGATGATTCCGGTGAAAATCCTCAGCTGAATATCGATTATGTTAGTGGTAAAACAGGTATTGCACAAGTTACTGTTACGGCCAGCTCTTCCGGTGATGCAAGCGAGCTAACTTTTATTATTGAGCTTCGTGATATAGATTATTCCAATGGTGTATTTATCGTAAACGAAGATTGGTTTGGACATAGTGAAGGTACAGTGAGCTACCTGGCCTCGGATGATCAATTTGTTTATCGTGCTTATCGCCAACAAAATGAGGGAAAAACTTTAGGTACTACCACACAGTTTGGATGCATATATGGTAATCAATTTTACTTTATCTCTAAGCAAGGAAACCGACTTGTTGCCGCAGATGCAGCTAACATGCAGGAGCAAACCACTGTAGCAGAATTTAACCAGGGAAATTCTGCCGACGGAAGGGCTTTTGTGGGTGTAAGCCCTGAAAAAGGTTATATCAGTACCTCAAACGGTATCTACCTATTTGATATTGCACAATCTAAAGTTGGTGCTATCGTTGAAGGAACAGGGGGCGAAGTTGGTATTATGGTTCGTGCCGGAGCTTATGTGTTTGCCGTTAAAAAATCCGAAGTTTACATTATTGATGCAGCCACTGACCGGATTGAAAAAACCATTACCGGAACCACATATGGTGCTGTGGTGCAGGCCTTCGATGGCCAGGTATATATTGCAGCAGGCACGCAGTTAATTAAAGTGAACCCATACACGTTGCAAGAGGAGGTAATAACCATGCCCGAGGGTATCGAAATTCCATCTTCATTTGGTTTTGCATGGAGCGCCAATAGCTTCTGCGCAAGTGCCACAGAAAATGCCCTTTATTGGGCAAAACCAGCAGGATGGTCGGGCAGTACTGAAATTTATAAGTATATTATCGGCGATGATAACTCTTTAAGCATGCCCTTTGTTACACTTGAGGAGGGTATGGAGTTATATGGTGCCGGTATTCGAGTTCACCCATCAAGCAACTTGCTTTATGCAACAGGCATGAAAAGTGGCTGGGGCCATAATTCCCAATACAATACCCTATATGTATTTAACGGAACAGATGGTGCCGAAGTATCGCGTCATCCTTTAGATCCCTACTATTGGTTTACAGCCATGCCGGTTTTCCCCGATGCATTTTTACCTGAATTTAATCTTGCGGATTTAACTTTTACGCAAGGAGATAATTCGCAGTCTATAGCGCTTACTTCCATAGTGTCCGATGTGGATAACAATGATGCCTCGATACTTGTAAGTGTTGTTAGCAATAGCGATGCTTCTGTTGCAACCGCTACCATTGAAAAAGGTCAATTGCTTGTTAGTCCGGTTGGTTATGGATCAGCCTCAATAACCTTGCGCGCCAACTCAAATGGTAATGTGGTTGAGGAAAGTTTTGATGTTACTGTATCTGTATCAACCGACGTAGAGGATACAAAGGCAAATGATATTAGTATTTACCCCGTTCCGTTCGATAACTACATTCATATAAATGGGTCAGCCTTAGGTGATGCAAGCTATAGCATTGTTAACCTTAGCGGAAGGGTAGTTCAAAATGGCATGTTAAACGCTCATGTTAACCGTGTAAATACTTCGGACCTAGCCAATGGATCTTATATCATCCGGGTTAAATCTGCTGTAGGAGTGGTTACCCAAAAGGCAGTGAAACAATAA